A window of Epinephelus fuscoguttatus linkage group LG24, E.fuscoguttatus.final_Chr_v1 contains these coding sequences:
- the zswim2 gene encoding E3 ubiquitin-protein ligase ZSWIM2: MFRKTTWRNIVSSAVSFHQDQALTTTIFFLRSFGPTGFLLREEGEARNFKVFLGDPHTCTCPVFTREQELCKHICWVLLRKFRLPREHEYSFQHGLVERQILEVLHGLHQTKDNRTENDPSAASETPSQAVTDPETGSVCRKAIQVQDVCPICQEELLEKKQPVSYCRFGCGNNVHISCMKVWADHQRLSDREETVKCPLCREDFSSLKFIQEQMKNAAKLFTAAERKKPDRHLGVSCHSCRVCPVIGKCFKCTVCRYFYLCEDCSKKGQHPQHPFASRTKRREKWHLVAEELSDEQRGVTSQPGNGSIIPVAADPLPESVLECLPTVRVRSGSRLLDEGQQCRICLQNFSLGQHVRTLPCLHKFHTDCVDRILRKSNSCPLDGYVIYDSLTWSSTERKTSPQSASCLSSDCAKQPEKTLKDLFIPGVALQDRNTKVTSSHTFLNLEVLTDSSVTFNTPQKLITDSFQGLCIATDSMVKEGRRELQRTLIPESSSACDQLSKSDSSAHSSKKTTVKHSPASPNRCAMAVKIREQPQLDLFVGLRRPESNHKATVAFPARRTRVQLKRTGTVTMTDTNNTLISELKMTGVLINTQQQRKKKT; the protein is encoded by the exons ATGTTCAGGAAAACCACCTGGAGGAACATAGTCAGCAGTGCAGTGAGTTTCCACCAGGACCAAGCCCTCACCACAACTATATTCTTCCTGAGGTCTTTCGGCCCGACAGGATTCCTGctcagagaggagggagaggccAGGAACTTTAAG GTGTTCTTGGGTGACCCACATACGTGCACTTGTCCTGTGTTCACCAGGGAGCAGGAGCTGTGCAAACACATCTGCTG GGTTTTACTGCGGAAGTTCAGACTACCCAGAGAACATGAAT ATTCATTTCAGCATGGACTCGTGGAGAGACAGATCTTGGAGGTGCTCCATGGTTTACACCAAACCAAAGACAACCGGACGGAAAATGATCCCTCAGCTGCTTCTGAGACCCCGAGCCAAGCTGTCACTGACCCCGAGACTGGAAGTGTCTGCCGGAAAGCGATCCAAGTCCAGGATGTGTGTCCCATCTGTCAAGAGGAGCTGCTGGAGAAAAAACAGCCCGTGTCTTACTGCAG GTTTGGTTGTGGCAATAATGTCCACATCTCTTGCATGAAGGTGTGGGCGGATCACCAGAGACTGTCAGACAGGGAAGAAACAGTTAAGTGCCCTCTGTGCAGAGAGGACTTCAGCTCTTTGAAGTTTATTCAGGAACAGATGAAAAACGCAGCAAAGCTCTTCACTGCTGCCGAGAGAAAGAAGCCAGACAGACACCTGGGAGTTTCCTGTCATAGCTGCAGGGTCTGCCCTGTCATCGGCAAATGTTTCAA ATGCACAGTCTGCAGATATTTCTATCTATGTGAGGACTGCTCAAAGAAGGGCCAGCACCCACAGCATCCGTTTGCTTCACGGACA aaaaggagagaaaagtgGCACCTCGTGGCTGAGGAGCTGAGTGATGAACAAAGAGGTGTGACCTCACAGCCAGGAAATGGCAG CATCATCCCTGTAGCTGCAGACCCTCTACCTGAAAGTGTGTTGGAGTGTCTACCTACGGTCAGGGTGAGATCAGGGTCTCGGCTTCTGGATGAGGGACAGCAGTGTCGGATCTGTCTGCAGAACTTCAGCCTGGGCCAGCACGTCCGAACTCTGCCCTGCCTTCACAAG tTTCACACTGACTGTGTGGACAGGATCCTACGGAAGTCCAATTCCTGCCCCTTGGATGGATATGTCATTTATGACTCCTTGACTTGGAGCTCCACAGAAAGGAAGACCTCCCCTCAGTCGGCCTCCTGCCTTTCCAGTGACTGTGCCAAACAACCAGAAAAAACCTTAAAGGACTTGTTTATTCCAGGAGTGGCACTGCAGGACAGGAACACTAAAGTTACTTCTTCACACACTTTTCTTAACTTAGAGGTGCTAACAGACTCTTCAGTAACTTTTAACACACCACAAAAGTTAATAACTGACAGCTTTCAAGGCCTGTGCATAGCTACAGACTCTATGgtgaaggaaggaagaagagaGTTGCAGAGAACTCTTATTCCtgaaagcagctctgcttgtgatCAGCTCAGTAAATCTGACTCAAGTGCACATTCCTcaaaaaagacaacagtgaAACACAGCCCTGCTTCACCTAACAGGTGTGCTATGGCGGTAAAAATCAGGGAGCAACCACAGCTGGACCTTTTTGTCGGTTTACGGAGACCTGAGTCCAACCACAAAGCGACTGTGGCCTTTCCTGCCAGGCGAACTAGAGTGCAACTCAAAAGGACAGGCACAGTAACCATGACGGATACAAACAACACACTCATTTCAGAGCTAAAAATGACTGGAGTCCTgataaacacacagcaacagaggaagaaaaagacttAA